A single genomic interval of Camelina sativa cultivar DH55 chromosome 11, Cs, whole genome shotgun sequence harbors:
- the LOC104726119 gene encoding protein TIC 20-v, chloroplastic-like, with translation MAISQLLAPLPSLTGTLTLTGRRSLLPLNPNTQFPKSRLSKDRTATLVLQSKGDDSVDASDRIISAVCYFYPFFDGIQYGKFIITQYQPFQILIQPLFPAIRAFKSFPFNGFLVFITLYFVVVRNPNFSRYVRFNTMQAIVLDVLLIFPDLLERSFNPKDGFGLDVVMSLDSTVFLFLLVSLIYGFSACLFGLTPRLPLVAEAADRQVL, from the coding sequence atggCAATATCTCAGCTTCTTGCTCCATTGCCATCTCTCACCGGAACTCTAACCCTAACCGGTCGTCGTTCTTTACTCCCTTTAAACCCTAATACCCAATTCCCAAAATCTAGACTTTCCAAGGACAGAACCGCCACACTCGTACTCCAATCCAAGGGTGATGATTCAGTCGACGCATCAGATCGGATAATCTCGGCCGTCTGTTACTTCTACCCATTCTTCGATGGGATTCAATATGGTAAATTCATTATCACACAGTACCAACCTTTCCAGATTCTCATTCAACCTTTGTTTCCTGCCATCAGGGCTTTCAAGAGCTTCCCTTTCAATGGGTTTCTTGTCTTCATCACTCTCTACTTCGTCGTCGTGAGGAACCCTAACTTCAGCAGGTACGTTAGGTTCAACACGATGCAGGCGATTGTGCTTGATGTGCTGTTGATTTTCCCGGATTTGCTTGAGAGGAGCTTCAATCCTAAAGATGGGTTTGGTTTAGATGTGGTGATGAGTTTGGACAGCactgtcttcctcttcttgcttGTCTCTTTGATCTATGGATTCTCTGCTTGCTTGTTTGGTCTCACCCCCAGGTTGCCCCTTGTTGCTGAGGCTGCTGATAGACAAGTCCTTTGA